A part of Thermus sp. LT1-2-5 genomic DNA contains:
- the paaD gene encoding 1,2-phenylacetyl-CoA epoxidase subunit PaaD, with translation MVDRYWEALKGVKDPEIPVLNIVEMGMVLSLEAEGNWVRVRFRPTFSGCPALKLIREEMVRALKKAGAEAVEVEEARTPWSTEAMAEEAKEKLAAYGIAPPLPLPMAHQDPPCPRCGSREVALKNAFGATLCKMLYQCGACGEVFEAFKAV, from the coding sequence GTGGTAGACCGCTACTGGGAGGCCCTAAAGGGGGTCAAGGACCCCGAGATCCCCGTCCTCAACATCGTGGAGATGGGGATGGTCCTCTCCCTCGAGGCCGAGGGGAACTGGGTCCGGGTGCGCTTCCGCCCCACCTTCTCCGGCTGCCCCGCCCTAAAGCTCATCCGGGAGGAGATGGTGCGGGCTCTGAAGAAGGCGGGGGCGGAGGCGGTGGAGGTGGAGGAGGCCCGCACCCCTTGGTCCACGGAGGCCATGGCGGAGGAGGCCAAGGAGAAGCTGGCCGCCTACGGCATCGCCCCGCCCCTGCCCCTCCCCATGGCCCACCAGGACCCCCCTTGCCCCCGGTGCGGCAGCCGGGAGGTGGCCCTTAAAAACGCCTTCGGGGCTACCCTCTGCAAGATGCTCTACCAGTGCGGCGCCTGCGGCGAGGTGTTCGAGGCCTTTAAGGCGGTGTGA
- the paaC gene encoding 1,2-phenylacetyl-CoA epoxidase subunit PaaC, with protein sequence MPLDPCLKEALVAKLTALADDEVVLAQRLSEWVAHAPILEEDIAIANLAQDELGHAKLYLELRQELDGADPDRLVFFRDPLEYQNAVLVELPKGDWAFTLVRQYLFDAYENLWLQAAERSTYEPLAEVARRIRKEERFHLRHTALWVERLGQGTEESHRRAQAALDLLFPYARQLFVPLPEEEALVEAGVVPDLKALEAPYLEEVTRHLERSGLKPPQGGYVPKSRKEHTEYLWSLLAEMQSVARWDPEAKAW encoded by the coding sequence ATGCCCCTTGACCCGTGCCTCAAGGAAGCCCTGGTGGCCAAGCTCACGGCCCTGGCCGACGACGAGGTGGTGCTGGCCCAGCGCCTGTCCGAGTGGGTGGCCCATGCGCCCATCCTCGAGGAGGACATCGCCATCGCCAACCTGGCCCAGGACGAGCTGGGCCACGCCAAGCTCTACCTGGAGCTCCGCCAGGAGCTGGACGGGGCCGACCCTGACCGGCTCGTCTTCTTCCGCGACCCCCTGGAGTACCAAAACGCCGTCTTGGTGGAGCTGCCCAAGGGGGACTGGGCCTTTACCCTGGTGCGGCAGTACCTCTTCGACGCCTACGAGAACCTCTGGCTCCAGGCGGCGGAAAGGAGCACCTACGAGCCCCTGGCCGAGGTGGCCCGCCGCATCCGCAAGGAGGAGCGCTTCCACTTGAGGCACACCGCCCTTTGGGTGGAGCGCCTGGGCCAGGGCACCGAGGAGAGCCACCGCCGGGCCCAGGCGGCCTTAGACCTCCTCTTCCCCTACGCCAGGCAGCTGTTCGTCCCCCTCCCGGAGGAGGAGGCTTTGGTGGAGGCGGGGGTGGTGCCGGACCTGAAGGCCCTGGAGGCCCCTTACCTGGAGGAGGTCACCCGCCACCTGGAGCGCTCGGGGCTCAAGCCCCCCCAGGGGGGCTACGTGCCCAAAAGCCGGAAGGAGCACACGGAGTACCTATGGTCGCTTCTAGCGGAGATGCAGTCCGTGGCCCGTTGGGACCCGGAGGCCAAGGCGTGGTAG
- a CDS encoding phenylacetic acid degradation protein → MWGTEWPRYEVIKQDTPKSPPQMVGSVHATDPEHALLLARHVFVRRPSAYALFVAPAEAFFHLTQEGLKGPWPEEVGPEEAYWVFAKRSHRRSMVYGDLVGRFLAKGPASAIKEALLHAQGVAFWTVPERLVVGTEPKEEVIESWFAPAKDKTYRLQSYYGLITAKEVEDAP, encoded by the coding sequence ATGTGGGGAACGGAGTGGCCCCGCTACGAGGTCATCAAGCAGGACACCCCCAAAAGCCCGCCCCAGATGGTGGGCTCGGTGCACGCCACCGACCCCGAGCACGCCCTCCTTTTGGCCCGGCACGTCTTCGTGCGTCGGCCTTCCGCCTACGCCCTCTTCGTGGCCCCGGCGGAGGCCTTCTTCCACCTGACGCAGGAGGGCCTGAAGGGCCCCTGGCCCGAGGAGGTGGGGCCGGAGGAGGCCTACTGGGTTTTCGCCAAGCGGAGCCACCGCCGGAGCATGGTCTATGGCGACCTGGTGGGCCGCTTCCTGGCCAAGGGCCCGGCCTCGGCCATTAAAGAGGCGCTCCTCCACGCCCAAGGGGTGGCCTTCTGGACGGTGCCGGAGCGGCTGGTGGTGGGGACGGAGCCCAAGGAGGAAGTGATCGAAAGCTGGTTCGCCCCGGCCAAGGACAAGACCTACCGCTTGCAGAGCTACTACGGCCTCATCACCGCCAAGGAGGTGGAGGATGCCCCTTGA
- the paaA gene encoding 1,2-phenylacetyl-CoA epoxidase subunit PaaA — MVKLRIGYPEDPDYPERLAEFEARIARGEKIEPGDWMPAEYRRQLVRMISQHAHSEWVGMLPEGAWITRAPSLRRKLILLAKVQDEAGHGQYLYHAAETLGVTREEMVEALLAGQAKYSNIFNYPTLTWADVGIIGWLVDGMAIKNQTMLAQCSYGPYSRAMVRICAEETFHHKQGKEAVLLYAKGSRKQRQMVQDALNRWWWPTLMMAGPHDTDSPHTPLLLRWGIKTKTNDQIRQEFLNEHVPELLEAGLIPPDPELRYDEKTGNWVHGPIPWDEFWKVIQGEGPMNRHRLLARQRAHEEGRWVREAMEAHAKRRLAQAAD; from the coding sequence ATGGTGAAGCTTAGGATCGGCTACCCGGAGGACCCAGACTACCCGGAAAGGCTTGCGGAGTTTGAGGCCAGGATCGCCCGGGGGGAGAAGATCGAGCCCGGGGACTGGATGCCGGCGGAGTACCGCAGGCAGCTTGTCCGCATGATCTCCCAGCACGCCCACAGCGAGTGGGTGGGCATGCTCCCCGAAGGCGCCTGGATCACCCGGGCCCCTTCCCTGAGGCGCAAGCTCATCCTCCTGGCCAAGGTGCAGGACGAGGCGGGGCACGGCCAGTACCTTTACCACGCCGCAGAAACCCTCGGGGTGACCCGGGAGGAGATGGTGGAGGCCCTGCTAGCGGGGCAGGCCAAGTACTCCAACATCTTCAACTACCCCACCCTCACCTGGGCCGACGTGGGCATCATCGGCTGGCTGGTGGACGGCATGGCCATCAAGAACCAGACCATGCTGGCCCAGTGCTCCTACGGGCCCTACTCCCGGGCCATGGTGCGCATCTGCGCCGAGGAGACCTTCCACCACAAGCAGGGCAAGGAGGCGGTCCTCCTCTACGCCAAGGGGTCCCGGAAGCAGCGGCAGATGGTCCAGGATGCCCTAAACCGCTGGTGGTGGCCTACCCTGATGATGGCCGGGCCCCACGACACCGACTCCCCCCATACCCCCCTCCTCCTGCGCTGGGGCATCAAGACCAAGACCAACGACCAGATCCGCCAGGAGTTCCTGAACGAGCACGTGCCGGAGCTCCTCGAGGCGGGGCTTATCCCCCCCGACCCCGAGCTCCGCTACGACGAGAAGACGGGGAACTGGGTCCACGGCCCCATCCCCTGGGACGAGTTCTGGAAGGTGATCCAAGGGGAAGGCCCCATGAACCGCCACCGCCTGTTGGCCAGGCAACGGGCGCACGAGGAAGGGCGCTGGGTACGGGAGGCCATGGAGGCCCACGCCAAGCGCCGCTTGGCCCAGGCGGCGGACTAG
- a CDS encoding TetR/AcrR family transcriptional regulator, which produces MERRDEILHVAGTLFSQRGYHATSMRELARHLNLQGGSLYAHIQSKEEILLEVVRQAAQRFLAVLESLPPGGPVERAKALVKGHLRVIAEELPRATVFFHEWKHLSPPLLEEAKALRRRYEEGVQGVIQEGVEKGVFRVENVRLATLFVLSALNWTYQWYRPDGPLSLEELAEAYAGLVLRALGVEEGGADGEA; this is translated from the coding sequence ATGGAGCGTCGGGACGAGATCCTCCACGTGGCCGGAACCCTCTTCAGCCAGCGAGGCTACCACGCCACCAGCATGCGGGAACTCGCCCGCCACCTGAACCTGCAAGGGGGAAGCCTCTACGCCCACATCCAGTCCAAGGAGGAGATCCTCCTGGAGGTGGTCCGCCAGGCGGCCCAGCGCTTCCTCGCCGTTTTGGAGAGCCTTCCCCCAGGTGGCCCCGTGGAGCGGGCGAAGGCCTTGGTGAAAGGCCACCTCCGGGTCATCGCCGAGGAGCTTCCCCGGGCCACGGTCTTCTTCCACGAGTGGAAGCACCTCTCCCCTCCCCTTCTGGAGGAGGCCAAGGCCCTGAGGCGCCGCTACGAGGAGGGGGTGCAAGGGGTGATCCAAGAGGGGGTGGAGAAGGGCGTCTTCCGCGTGGAGAACGTGCGCCTCGCCACCCTCTTCGTCCTTTCGGCCCTCAACTGGACCTACCAGTGGTACAGGCCCGATGGGCCGCTTTCCCTGGAGGAGCTTGCGGAAGCTTACGCCGGGCTCGTGCTTCGGGCTCTTGGCGTGGAGGAAGGAGGCGCGGATGGTGAAGCTTAG
- a CDS encoding TetR/AcrR family transcriptional regulator, translating to MVTPTKDRILEEAAKLFTEKGYEATSVQDIAQALGLSKAALYHHFRSKEEILLAISLQALEGLVRAGEEALAYPDPEEALLRFMEAHARYFEENYSFFVTMLQGIQSLSPENRAATLTLRDQHEENLRTLLRRGVETGAFRPVDVALAGRAVLSLLNWMIRWFRPGGPKRAVEFAQAYHELILRGLKDGDPRAQGA from the coding sequence ATGGTGACCCCTACCAAGGACCGCATCCTCGAGGAGGCCGCCAAGCTCTTCACGGAGAAGGGCTACGAGGCCACCAGCGTCCAGGACATCGCCCAGGCCCTGGGCCTTTCCAAGGCGGCGCTCTACCACCACTTCCGGAGCAAGGAGGAGATCCTTTTGGCCATCAGCCTACAGGCCCTCGAGGGCCTGGTGCGGGCGGGAGAGGAGGCCCTGGCCTACCCGGACCCGGAGGAGGCCCTTCTCCGCTTCATGGAGGCCCACGCCCGCTACTTTGAGGAGAACTATTCCTTCTTTGTCACCATGCTCCAAGGCATCCAAAGCCTTTCCCCGGAAAACCGGGCGGCCACCCTTACCCTTCGCGACCAACACGAGGAAAACCTGCGGACCCTCCTCCGGCGGGGGGTGGAAACGGGCGCCTTCCGCCCGGTGGACGTGGCCCTGGCGGGGCGGGCGGTCCTTTCTCTTCTCAACTGGATGATCCGCTGGTTCCGCCCCGGCGGCCCCAAGCGGGCGGTGGAGTTCGCCCAAGCGTACCACGAGCTCATCCTTAGGGGGTTGAAGGATGGAGATCCCAGAGCACAAGGAGCTTAG
- a CDS encoding acyl-CoA dehydrogenase family protein, which yields MEIPEHKELREVARRFLQEAAPLLKQYEEQEAFPWPLVERMGQLGFLGVFVPEALGGAGLDFFAYLALLEEMGGYASLRSILSVQQSLVLTPLLTYGTEAQKARYVPRLARGEILGAFGLTEPEAGSDAASLRTRAYREGDHYVLEGQKTFISHGNVAEVFLVFAKTDPEQGAKGITCFLVERQDGVRTSPLKGKLGLKAADTGMVFLDGVRVPKERVLGREGEGFKIALSTLDTGRISLAAGAVGLMRRALDLSLNYVRERRQFGRPIASFQLIQEHLAEMKLDLEASRLLTYQAAWKKVKGEPYTLEASLAKLHASEAANRVAYRAIQVHGGYGFFEEYEVARLYRDARILTLYEGTSEVQKLIIGAHLTGVRAFA from the coding sequence ATGGAGATCCCAGAGCACAAGGAGCTTAGAGAGGTGGCGCGCCGCTTCCTGCAGGAGGCGGCGCCCCTCCTGAAGCAATACGAGGAACAGGAGGCCTTCCCTTGGCCCTTGGTGGAACGCATGGGGCAGCTTGGCTTCCTGGGCGTTTTCGTCCCCGAGGCGCTGGGCGGGGCGGGGCTAGACTTCTTTGCCTACCTGGCCCTTTTGGAGGAGATGGGGGGCTACGCCTCCTTGCGCTCCATCCTCTCCGTGCAGCAAAGCCTGGTTCTCACCCCTCTCCTCACCTACGGGACGGAGGCGCAAAAGGCAAGGTACGTGCCCCGTTTGGCCCGGGGGGAGATCCTGGGCGCCTTCGGCCTCACCGAGCCTGAGGCGGGCTCGGATGCGGCAAGCCTCCGCACCCGGGCCTACCGGGAGGGCGACCACTACGTGCTGGAGGGCCAGAAAACCTTCATTTCCCACGGCAACGTGGCAGAGGTCTTCCTCGTCTTCGCCAAAACGGACCCGGAACAGGGGGCCAAGGGCATCACCTGTTTCCTGGTGGAGCGGCAAGACGGGGTGAGGACAAGCCCCTTGAAGGGAAAGCTCGGCCTGAAGGCGGCGGATACCGGGATGGTGTTCCTGGACGGGGTGCGGGTGCCGAAGGAAAGGGTCTTGGGGCGGGAGGGGGAGGGCTTCAAGATCGCCCTTTCCACCCTGGACACAGGCCGCATCTCCTTGGCGGCGGGAGCGGTGGGGCTTATGCGGCGGGCCTTGGACCTCTCCCTCAATTACGTAAGGGAAAGGCGGCAGTTCGGCCGGCCCATCGCCAGCTTCCAGCTCATCCAGGAGCACTTGGCGGAGATGAAGCTGGATTTGGAGGCCTCGAGGCTCCTCACCTACCAGGCGGCCTGGAAAAAGGTCAAGGGGGAGCCCTACACCCTCGAGGCCAGCCTGGCCAAGCTCCACGCCTCCGAGGCCGCCAACCGGGTGGCTTACCGGGCCATCCAGGTGCACGGCGGCTACGGCTTCTTTGAGGAGTACGAGGTGGCAAGGCTTTACCGGGACGCCCGGATCCTCACCCTGTACGAGGGGACCAGCGAGGTGCAGAAGCTCATCATCGGGGCCCACCTCACGGGGGTTCGGGCCTTCGCTTGA
- a CDS encoding MaoC/PaaZ C-terminal domain-containing protein, producing the protein MPMYFEDFQVGQRFTTPARTVTEADVVNFAGVSGDYNPIHTDAEFAKETPFGQRIAHGLLVLSMLTGLRQRSGHFEGTVIAWMEIRSYKFLKPVFIGDTVRGESEILEKRETSKPDRGILVQRVRVYNQRNEVVQEGEFVTLVRRRPA; encoded by the coding sequence ATGCCCATGTACTTCGAGGACTTCCAGGTCGGCCAGCGCTTCACCACCCCTGCCCGCACCGTCACCGAGGCGGACGTGGTGAACTTCGCCGGGGTCTCCGGGGACTATAACCCCATTCACACCGACGCCGAGTTCGCCAAGGAAACCCCCTTTGGCCAGCGCATCGCCCACGGGCTTCTGGTGCTTTCCATGCTCACAGGGCTCAGGCAACGCTCGGGCCACTTCGAAGGTACCGTGATCGCCTGGATGGAGATCCGGAGCTACAAGTTCCTAAAGCCCGTCTTCATCGGGGACACGGTGCGGGGGGAAAGCGAGATCCTGGAGAAGCGGGAGACCTCCAAGCCCGACCGGGGCATCCTGGTGCAAAGGGTGAGGGTCTACAACCAGCGGAACGAGGTGGTGCAGGAGGGGGAGTTCGTGACCCTGGTGCGGCGGAGGCCGGCTTGA
- a CDS encoding PaaI family thioesterase gives MSPFARWFQAEVLRKEGGEAELRLSVREEFLQGQGLVHGGILAALLDSALGQAVESLGVKGVTAELAISYLRPVREGVLLARGWVVHPGLHLLHAAGEALLEGKRVAFAKGVFYRVG, from the coding sequence TTGAGCCCCTTTGCCCGCTGGTTCCAGGCCGAGGTCCTGAGGAAAGAGGGCGGCGAGGCGGAGCTCCGCCTTTCGGTGCGGGAGGAGTTCCTCCAGGGCCAGGGCCTGGTGCACGGGGGGATCCTGGCGGCGCTTTTGGATAGCGCCTTGGGCCAGGCGGTGGAAAGCCTGGGGGTGAAGGGGGTGACGGCGGAGCTTGCCATAAGCTACCTGCGGCCCGTGCGGGAGGGGGTGCTCCTCGCCCGGGGATGGGTGGTCCACCCCGGGCTCCACCTCCTCCACGCCGCCGGGGAGGCCCTCCTGGAGGGGAAGCGGGTGGCCTTCGCCAAGGGGGTCTTCTACCGGGTGGGCTAG
- a CDS encoding long-chain fatty acid--CoA ligase gives MFPSTMMDEELNLWDFLERAAALFGKKEVVSRLHTGEVHRTTYAEVYRRAKRLMGGLRALGVGEGDRVATLGFNHFRHLEAYFAVPGMGAVLHTANPRLSPKEIAYILNHAEDKVLLFDPHLLPLVEAIRPELQTVAHFVVMDQEAPEGYLAYEELLAEEAEPHRVPERAACGMAYTTGTTGLPKGVVYSHRALVLHSLAASLVDGTALSERDVVLPVVPMFHVNAWCLPYAATLVGAKQVLPGPRLDPASLVELFEGEGVTFTAGVPTVWLALADHLEATGHRLRTLKRLVVGGSAAPKSLIARLERMGIEVRQGYGLTETSPVVVQNFLKSHLESLPEEEKLTLKAKTGLPIPLVRLRVADEEGRPVPQDGKSLGEIQLKGPWITRGYHRNEEASGRALTQDGWFHTGDVAVWDEEGYVEIKDRLKDLIKSGGEWISSVDLENALMGHPKVKEAAVVAIPHPRWQERPLAVVVPRGEAPSPEELNAHLLQAGFAKWQLPDAYVFVAEIPRTSAGKFLKRALREQYKGHYGGE, from the coding sequence ATGTTCCCGAGCACCATGATGGACGAGGAGCTCAACCTTTGGGACTTTCTGGAAAGGGCGGCGGCCCTTTTTGGGAAGAAGGAGGTGGTTTCCCGCCTCCACACCGGGGAGGTCCACCGCACCACCTACGCCGAGGTGTACCGCCGGGCGAAGCGCCTCATGGGGGGGCTGAGGGCCCTGGGGGTGGGGGAGGGGGACCGGGTGGCCACCCTGGGGTTCAACCACTTCCGCCACCTCGAGGCCTACTTCGCCGTGCCCGGCATGGGGGCCGTCCTCCACACGGCTAACCCCCGCTTAAGCCCCAAGGAGATCGCCTACATCCTGAACCACGCCGAGGACAAGGTCCTCCTCTTTGACCCGCACCTCCTGCCCCTGGTGGAGGCCATCCGGCCGGAGCTCCAAACCGTGGCGCACTTCGTGGTGATGGACCAAGAGGCCCCCGAGGGCTACCTGGCCTACGAGGAGCTCTTGGCGGAGGAGGCGGAGCCCCACCGGGTACCCGAGCGGGCCGCCTGCGGCATGGCCTACACCACCGGCACCACGGGCCTGCCCAAGGGGGTGGTCTATAGCCATAGGGCCCTCGTCCTCCACTCCCTGGCGGCGAGCCTCGTGGACGGCACCGCCCTTTCGGAAAGGGACGTGGTGCTTCCCGTGGTCCCCATGTTCCACGTGAACGCCTGGTGCCTGCCCTACGCCGCCACCCTGGTGGGGGCCAAGCAGGTGCTGCCCGGGCCCCGCTTGGACCCCGCCTCCTTGGTGGAGCTCTTTGAGGGGGAAGGGGTCACCTTCACCGCCGGGGTGCCCACGGTGTGGCTGGCCCTGGCGGACCACCTGGAGGCCACGGGCCACCGCCTAAGGACCCTAAAGCGCCTAGTGGTGGGGGGAAGCGCCGCGCCCAAGAGCCTCATCGCCCGCTTGGAGCGGATGGGGATAGAGGTGCGCCAGGGCTACGGCCTCACGGAGACCTCCCCGGTGGTGGTGCAGAACTTCCTCAAGAGCCACCTGGAAAGCCTCCCGGAAGAGGAGAAGCTCACCCTCAAGGCCAAGACCGGCCTGCCCATCCCCTTGGTGCGCTTGAGGGTTGCGGACGAGGAGGGCCGCCCCGTGCCCCAGGACGGGAAGAGCCTGGGGGAGATCCAGCTCAAGGGCCCCTGGATCACCCGGGGCTACCACCGCAACGAGGAGGCGAGCGGGCGGGCCCTCACCCAAGACGGCTGGTTCCACACCGGGGACGTGGCCGTCTGGGACGAGGAGGGCTACGTGGAGATCAAGGACCGGCTCAAGGACCTGATCAAGTCGGGCGGGGAGTGGATCTCCAGCGTGGACCTGGAAAACGCCCTCATGGGCCACCCCAAGGTGAAGGAGGCGGCGGTGGTGGCCATCCCCCATCCCCGCTGGCAGGAAAGGCCCTTGGCGGTGGTGGTGCCCCGGGGGGAGGCGCCAAGCCCGGAGGAGCTAAACGCCCACCTCCTCCAGGCGGGCTTCGCCAAGTGGCAGCTTCCCGACGCCTACGTCTTCGTGGCGGAGATCCCTAGGACGAGCGCGGGCAAGTTCCTCAAGCGGGCCCTCCGGGAGCAGTACAAGGGCCACTACGGAGGGGAATGA
- a CDS encoding SDR family oxidoreductase, producing MFLEQFRLDGKAALVTGGSRGLGLEAALALKEAGAKVAVVARRASFFEEARKHLGEDALYLEGDVRDEARLEEICAQVEEELGPLTVLVNAAGISWGAPSLEMPVEKVREVLEVNLVGAFLASRAAAKRMKERGYGKIVHIASVAGLKGEYPEVLDAVGYSASKGGLIALTRDLAVKWGRWGIRVNALAPGFFPTRMTEKVLPRAEPLLKATLPLGRAGRPGELGGAVLFLASPASDYITGAVLPVDGGATAL from the coding sequence ATGTTTCTGGAGCAGTTCCGCTTAGACGGCAAAGCGGCCTTGGTGACGGGGGGTTCCCGGGGGCTTGGCCTCGAGGCCGCTTTGGCCCTCAAGGAGGCGGGGGCCAAGGTGGCGGTGGTGGCCAGGCGGGCCAGCTTCTTCGAGGAGGCCCGCAAGCACCTGGGGGAAGACGCCTTGTACCTGGAAGGGGACGTGCGGGACGAGGCCCGCCTGGAGGAGATCTGCGCCCAGGTGGAGGAGGAGCTCGGCCCCCTCACCGTCCTGGTGAACGCCGCCGGCATCAGTTGGGGGGCGCCTTCCCTGGAGATGCCCGTGGAAAAGGTGCGGGAGGTTTTGGAGGTGAACCTGGTGGGGGCCTTTTTGGCGAGCCGCGCCGCCGCCAAGCGCATGAAGGAACGGGGCTACGGCAAGATCGTCCACATCGCCTCCGTGGCGGGGCTCAAGGGGGAGTACCCCGAGGTGCTGGACGCCGTGGGCTACTCCGCCTCCAAGGGCGGCCTCATCGCCCTAACGCGGGATTTGGCGGTGAAGTGGGGGCGCTGGGGCATTAGGGTGAACGCCCTGGCCCCGGGCTTTTTCCCCACCCGCATGACGGAAAAGGTGCTCCCTCGAGCCGAGCCCCTTTTGAAGGCCACCCTCCCCTTGGGCCGGGCGGGGAGGCCCGGGGAGCTTGGGGGAGCGGTGCTCTTCCTGGCCAGCCCCGCCTCGGACTACATCACGGGGGCGGTGTTGCCCGTGGACGGAGGGGCCACGGCCCTTTAG
- a CDS encoding tyrosine-type recombinase/integrase, with amino-acid sequence MDPSAPTHVLWKTLGVKSPDSTLLPLAPYAEYLLLERGYSPRGVRRYLQDLAFWFRFLEAQDLPPGPEAVRALLLQERWAPRRVQGFLAALRSYYRYLAQVRGEAAEDPTEGIGRPKAGRRLPLHPSPEELKRFLEAFSQEQEAGLLTALARFLYGTGLRISEALSLKGRNVVLEGGLPAAVRVVGKGNKERLVPLSKTAREVLRELGPPQGNVPVFTFSQGRRKGRVPSARYVEAKFREAALRAGLDPRRFTPHKLRHAYATLLVEVGVELDAVKDLLGHESIATTQIYLHASRERLKEAARRLPDL; translated from the coding sequence ATGGACCCCAGCGCCCCAACCCACGTTCTTTGGAAAACCCTAGGCGTTAAAAGCCCCGATAGCACCCTCCTTCCCCTTGCCCCCTATGCGGAGTACCTCCTCCTGGAACGGGGCTACTCCCCCCGGGGGGTGCGCCGCTACCTCCAGGACCTGGCCTTCTGGTTCCGCTTCCTCGAGGCCCAGGACCTCCCCCCGGGCCCCGAGGCGGTGCGGGCCCTTCTCCTGCAGGAGCGCTGGGCCCCCAGGCGGGTGCAGGGGTTTTTGGCCGCCCTGCGGAGCTACTACCGCTACCTGGCCCAGGTGCGGGGCGAGGCGGCGGAAGACCCCACGGAGGGCATCGGCCGGCCCAAGGCGGGCCGCAGGCTCCCCCTGCACCCGAGCCCCGAGGAGCTCAAGCGCTTCCTCGAGGCCTTTTCCCAGGAACAGGAAGCGGGGCTTCTCACCGCCTTGGCCCGCTTTCTCTACGGCACGGGCCTGCGCATCTCCGAAGCCTTGTCCCTTAAAGGGCGCAACGTGGTCCTGGAAGGGGGCCTGCCGGCGGCGGTGCGGGTGGTGGGCAAGGGCAACAAGGAAAGGCTGGTGCCCCTTTCCAAAACGGCCCGGGAAGTCCTTCGGGAGCTAGGCCCGCCCCAGGGAAATGTGCCCGTTTTCACGTTCTCCCAGGGGCGGCGCAAGGGCCGCGTCCCTTCCGCCCGCTACGTGGAGGCCAAGTTCCGGGAAGCCGCCCTGCGGGCGGGCCTGGACCCCCGGCGCTTCACCCCCCACAAGCTCCGCCACGCCTACGCCACCCTCTTGGTGGAGGTGGGGGTGGAGCTGGATGCGGTGAAGGACCTTTTGGGCCACGAGTCCATCGCCACCACCCAGATCTACCTCCACGCTTCCCGGGAGCGGCTCAAGGAGGCGGCCAGGAGGCTTCCTGATCTCTAA
- a CDS encoding complex I NDUFA9 subunit family protein produces the protein MRVFVVGGTGFVGRHLVRRLLQEGHTPLVLARNSRPLPPGAVFVPGDITQEVPDLKGVEAAIYLAGIIRERGQSFQAVHVEGVKNLLLAMREGGVERLLHMSALGARRGTGSRYYETKAEAEELVRQSGLKWTIFRPSLIFGPGDEFFGKILRGLVCAPLPFVPLLGDGRFPFRPVYVGDVAEAFVLALERGLFGAHDLVGPKEYTFRQLLELVMRAVGRKKPFLPIPLALMDLLVPLLSPLPFAPITRDQYVMLKEGNTASPSPELMALLSRPRELAEVLPGYLRC, from the coding sequence ATGCGGGTCTTCGTGGTGGGCGGCACCGGGTTCGTGGGGCGGCACCTGGTGCGCCGCCTCCTCCAGGAGGGGCACACCCCCCTCGTCCTCGCCCGAAACTCCCGCCCCCTCCCCCCGGGGGCGGTTTTCGTCCCTGGGGACATCACCCAGGAGGTGCCGGACCTAAAGGGCGTGGAGGCGGCCATCTACCTGGCGGGGATCATCCGGGAACGAGGCCAGTCCTTCCAGGCGGTGCACGTGGAGGGGGTGAAAAACCTGCTCCTGGCCATGCGGGAAGGGGGAGTGGAGAGGCTTCTCCACATGTCCGCCCTAGGGGCGCGGCGGGGCACGGGAAGCCGCTACTACGAAACCAAGGCCGAGGCGGAGGAGCTGGTGCGGCAAAGCGGCCTAAAGTGGACCATCTTCCGCCCAAGCCTCATCTTCGGGCCCGGGGACGAGTTTTTCGGGAAGATCCTCCGGGGCCTGGTGTGCGCCCCCTTGCCCTTCGTGCCCCTCCTCGGGGATGGCCGCTTCCCCTTCCGCCCGGTGTACGTGGGGGACGTGGCGGAGGCCTTCGTCCTGGCCCTGGAACGGGGCCTTTTCGGCGCCCACGACCTGGTGGGGCCCAAAGAGTACACCTTCCGCCAGCTTTTGGAGCTGGTGATGCGGGCGGTGGGCCGCAAGAAGCCCTTCTTGCCCATACCCTTGGCCCTCATGGACCTCCTGGTGCCCCTCCTTTCCCCCTTACCCTTCGCCCCCATCACCCGTGACCAGTATGTAATGCTTAAAGAGGGCAACACCGCTTCTCCTTCGCCCGAGCTTATGGCGCTCCTGTCCAGGCCCCGGGAACTGGCTGAGGTTTTACCGGGTTACCTGCGATGCTAA